The Corylus avellana chromosome ca8, CavTom2PMs-1.0 genome has a segment encoding these proteins:
- the LOC132190368 gene encoding F-box/LRR-repeat protein At2g43260-like: protein MNIANPSMSICHKETKKGPMAKPMGNKIARLLRLVEERASSMEEKKKQKEALVPYLPKDCISNILVRLPLDSVQRSRFVCKPWHTIINSPVFVDAHLHRSETVLIFLSSIKRERLYAFPSASIVPEKPNTISVEAKFLQTECVPVFGLPIMDPTLKSYIQYLEINGGRSKIVEYNASCLGNIRATCNGLILLDNKLKKGGLIVMNPVTRKLIALPLGTLYPPHKESYGFALSNVTGEYKVAHLFRDELGFLSCEILILGTRLWREVNGPSFGLFGWFGYMPVSAIGALHWVPHIDHSDYIVSMDVDKEKFHTVPLPKSSRTHDRIVETGGFISFVAHGEANQIDIWILKGLGESWTKQHSITMGCVLDMVPLLSLRIKGDMIFKRDEDRSFYAYDFQLQVMRKIEMEKDFVPLSTSLLPHVNSLVSWCRESRQDVCD, encoded by the exons ATGAATATTGCGAATCCTTCAATGAGTATTTgtcacaaagaaacaaaaaaag GCCCGATGGCCAAACCAATGGGCAACAAGATTGCAAGGTTATTAAGATTAGTGGAAGAGAGAGCATCATCCatggaagagaaaaagaagcaaaaagaggCTCTAGTCCCCTACCTTCCTAAAGATTGCATCTCAAACATTCTCGTTCGACTTCCGCTTGACTCTGTTCAAAGGTCAAGGTTTGTTTGTAAGCCATGGCATACCATAATTAATAGCCCTGTATTTGTTGATGCCCATCTACATCGATCTGAAACTGTTTTGATCTTTCTATCAtcaattaaaagagaaagattGTATGCTTTTCCTTCGGCGTCAATCGTACCAGAGAAACCAAATACCATTTCAGTTGAAGCAAAATTTCTTCAGACAGAATGCGTCCCTGTTTTTGGGCTGCCAATCATGGACCCCACTTTGAAGTCTTATATCCAATACTTGGAAATTAATGGTGGAAGAAGCAAAATTGTAGAATATAATGCAAGTTGCTTGGGAAATATCAGGGCTACATGCAATGGTCTAATCTTGCTTGATAACAAGCTGAAGAAAGGAGGACTAATAGTAATGAATCCTGTGACTAGGAAGTTGATTGCACTTCCTCTGGGTACTTTATATCCTCCTCATAAAGAATCTTATGGCTTTGCATTAAGCAATGTTACTGGTGAATATAAAGTGGCGCACCTGTTTCGAGATGAGTTGGGGTTTCTCAGTTGTGAGATCTTAATTCTTGGTACAAGATTATGGAGAGAGGTGAATGGACCTTCTTTTGGACtctttggttggtttggttACATGCCTGTTTCAGCAATTGGAGCTTTGCACTGGGTTCCTCATATTGATCATAGTGATTACATAGTGTCTATGGATGTGGACAAGGAAAAGTTTCATACAGTACCACTCCCAAAAAGTAGTAGAACTCATGATCGGATTGTCGAGACGGGTGGTTTCATAAGTTTTGTCGCTCATGGGGAAGCGAACCAAATCGACATTTGGATCTTGAAGGGGTTGGGTGAATCTTGGACAAAGCAACATAGTATCACAATGGGTTGTGTATTGGATATGGTTCCACTTTTGAGCTTAAGAATTAAAGGAGATATGATTTTCAAGAGGGACGAAGACCGATCGTTTTATGCTTATGACTTCCAGCTCCAAGTGATGAGAAAAATTGAGATGGAAAAGGATTTTGTGCCATTGTCAACTTCACTTCTACCTCATGTCAATAGCCTTGTTTCTTGGTGCAGGGAGAGTCGCCAGGATGTGTGTGATTGA